The genomic region CTATCTCAACGGTGGGCCAGAAGAGTTTCTTACCTGGGTGATTGAAACTAGCGTTCCTTTCTCAGATGCAGGTGCTGTTGCTGAGATACTGGCGGAGCGACTCCCTAACCCTCTTGGCGATGAGGAGCGATGGTTAAATGGTTAACGTACATTGCGTGAAAGGCGCATCTGCGTAGGCTCTGAGAAGGTCTTTTGAAGTCTACGCTTACCTGTTTGTATATGCACGAAAAAAGTTTACACACGCTGGAGTACCCGAAAATCCTTGAGCGCCTGGCGCACGAAGCGGCATTTTCGGCCAGCAAAGACCTGGCGCTGGCGCTTGAGCCTGCCACCGATCTGCGCGAGGTGGAGCGCCGCCAGGCCCATACCACCGAGGCGCGTCGGCTGCTGGAGGCGCGGCCCGACGCGGGCATACGCGGTGCGCGCGACATTCGCCCGCTGGTGGCGCGCGCCGAGCGCGGCGCGATGCTCTCGCCTTCCGACCTGTTGGACGTGCTGAGTACGGTGCGCAGCGCGATCTACGTGGCGCGCCTGCTGGGGCGGCTCGATGAAGACTTTCCCTTGCTCAAGGCGCTGGGGGCCGATCTGCCGCAGCGCCCAAAGCTGGCAGAGCGCATCGAAGAGAGCATCAGCGAGGAGGGTGAGGTACTGGATTCTGCCAGCCCGACGCTCAGACGGCTGCGCGTCGAGATTCGCGGCGCGCAGCAGCGCTTGCAAGAGAAGCTGCAATCGCTGCTCAACCAGTACCGCGTCTCGTTGCAGGAGCCGATCATCACCCTGCGCTCGGATCGCTATGTCCTGCCGGTGCGCGCCGAGGCGCGCGCCCAGGTACGCGGCATCGTTCACGATCAATCGGCCAGCGGCGCGACCATCTTTATCGAGCCGCTGGTCGTGGTGGAGATGAATAATCGCCTGCGCGAACTGCATCTGGCGGAGCGCCAGGAGATCGAGCGCATTCTGACCGAGATTTCAGGAGATGTTGGCCGCGAGGCGCTGGCGCTCAATCTGGATGTAGAACTGCTGGCAGAGATCGATCTGCATCTGGCAAAAGCGCGCTACAGCCAGATCACCGAGAGCAATCCGCCGCGCCTCAACGACCAGGGGCGGCTGACGCTGATGGCGGCGCGTCATCCGCTCTTGACCGGGAGAGTCGTACCCATTGATTTCCGGCTGGGCGATGACTTTTCGATGGTCGTCATCACCGGCCCGAACACGGGCGGCAAGACAGTTGCCCTCAAGACGGTGGGGCTGCTGACGCTGATGGCCCAGGCCGGGCTGCATATTCCGGCGGATGACCGCTCGGAGATCACCATCTTCAGCCAGGTCTTTGCCGATATTGGCGACGAGCAGAGCATCGAGCAAAGCCTGAGTACCTTTTCATCGCACCTCAGCCGGATTATAGACATCCTTCAGCACGCCAATCCGCAAAGCCTGGTCTTGCTGGATGAATTGGGCGCGGGGACCGATCCCAGCGAAGGTTCGGCGCTGGCGCGGGCGATCCTGATGTATCTGCTGGAGCGACAGGTTGCGGTGCTGGCGACGACGCACTACAGCGAACTCAAGGCGTTTGCCCACGATACCGCTGGCGTTGCCAACGCTTCAGTGGAGTTCGACGTGGAGACGCTTTCACCCACCTATCGCCTTCAGATCGGTCTGCCAGGCCGCAGCAACGCGCTGGCAATTGCCGCGCGGCTGGGGCTGCCCGCTGACATTATCGAGCAGGCGCGCCAGTTGTTGGGTACGACGGGCGTGCAGATGGAGAGTTTGCTGGAGGGCTTGCAAGAAGATCGCCGCGTGGCCGCCGACGAGCGTTATCATCTGAGCATGGAGCGCGCCGAAGCGGAGCATCTGCGTAAACAGTTGGAGACGGAGCGCGCCCGCTTTGAGGAGGAGCACGTGCGCATTCTTAACGAGGCGCGAGCGCAGGCGCGGCGCGAATTGGAGCAGGTGCAGGCCCAACTGGCGCGCGTCAAGGTGGACATGGGGCGACAGCGGCTCCCCCAGGAGCAGCTAGACCGCCTGCGCGCCCAGGTGCGCGAGATGGAGGAGCGCGCCGCGCCGCTGCCGGAGCCGCGCCGCCGCGCCCCTGAACCGCCTCCGCTTGAGCCGCAGAGTGGGCCGTTGGAAGTCGGCGATACGGTGCGGGTGCGCAGCTTGAACCAGACGGGCGAACTGGTCAGCCTGCCCGACAACAAAGGGGAGGCGGAAGTGCAGCTTGGCTTGCTCAAGGTGCGCGTGGCGGCTGAGAACCTGGAGCGCCTGAGCAGACGCCAGGCGCGCAACGAGACCAACGGCGGCGATGGCGTGCGCGGCGTTTCGCTGCCCAGCATCACCCAGCGCGAGATGCCCGATATGCAGCTTGATCTGCGCGGCCAGCGCGTGGAGGAGGTCTTGCCGGAGGTTGATCGCTACATCCACGACGCCTACATGGCAGGCATGCCCTTTGTGCGCATCCTGCATGGCAAAGGGACGGGCGCGCTGCGCCAGGCTATCCGTGAACAACTCGCCCATCACCCGCTGGTTCGTTCGTATGCGCCTGCCGCTGCCAACGACGGCGGCGAAGGCATCACCGTAGTGACGCTTGCTCAAGCGTAATATCATAGCGTTATGAACGCTGCCTGCGTACCCCCGCCTTCCAGGCGGCCAATGCTGGTCTGGGTGAACACTGCCCCCTGGAGCGCATCGTTCATCTGAGCGCAGCGTTGAGCCGCCGAGACGGCGGCGCTACACGCAGGCGTATTACCCGTAGCGCCGCCGTCTCGGCGGCCCACCCGTAGCGCCGCCGTCTCGGCGGCAGGTGGGGGAGGGTGTAGCGCAAAAAGCGGCCAGAGAAGAGAGGCTTCGCCCGCCCAGGCGGCGCTATCAGCCTCAGCGATCATGCGGCAGCATGTGGAATCAGGCTTGCGAGCCACTGCTGTGTCGCGCGCGGCGAACGGAAGCGTGCGATTGCCAGGTGCGCATGCTCTGGACGGGCGAAGAGTTCAGGATATTCCAGGCGCCGCCGCTTATACGTTTGCAATATCCAGATAAAGAGGGCATCGCGGCTGAAGAAGGTGCCGCGCCAGGTTTCGCGGTTGCCGTTCCAGAGTTCGGGGCGCCTGGTGATGCGCCAGATCGTTCGCCGCGCCAGCCGCCAGAGAATCAGCGGCAGCGGATAATCCAGCCAGATGATGGTGTTGGCCCGCTGCCAGACAATATCGCGGACCATATGATAGTTGCCATCCACCACCCAGCCATCTACGCCGAGTGCCTGGGCCACGCGCTCGCGGAAGACATCGGGCGCCGCTGGGGTCCAGTTGGCGTCCCAGTACAGCGCGTCCAGTTCCACGTGCGGCAGCCCAAGGCGCTCCCCAAGCTGGCTCGCCAGAGTAGATTTGCCGGAACTGGTCGTGCCAACAACGACGATGCGCTGGCCGACCTGAGCGGGGGGAAAAATGTGAGTAGCCATAGCGGCAAAGAGTATAGCACGTTAGTTGATAGTAAGCAAATACACTTTCCCCAGCCTGCCGTTCCAGAAGACCTCAATGGTGTACTTTCCACGCGCCAGAGAACTAAACTGGAACCAGAAGTAACTGGCGCCGCCACTTACTTCGGCTGATTTGCTGGCGCTGGCCGACCTGGAACCGCTGGGCAGAAGAGTAACTTTGGCCGTACCCCCACTGGCGATGACCTGCTTATTGAAGCAGACGGTCACATAGAAAGCCTGGCCTGTCGGTAAGGTTGCTCCATTAGGATTGATCTGACAACGGTTGTCGGTATTCAACGCCGCGCTGATGTTGGCAAGAGCAGCGGCGGCCTGCCGATCAATAACCGGACCCCTGGGCGTGGGCGCGGGTGAGGGCGCTGTCGTGGGTGAGGGCGTTGGTGTGCTGGCGCTGGTTGGCGTGGTCTGGCTTGCCCCGCCAATAAAATTGGCGTTCTGCGCGCCCATCTGTACGGGCGTGGAAACAGCCAGCAGGGTAATCGAGAGGCTGAGAAGCAGCGCCAGGCAAATGGCGCTGATGCCCGCAACTCCCTGCGCGCCGGTATCCCGACTGATATGCTCTATCCATTGGCCCAGCGCCGTCTTACCGGCCACCCGCCGCGCCAGCCGGAAGACCCGCGCGCCGATCATGTTCACTAATGAGGCCCGCTCGGCAATGGCAAGACCCTTCTCTGGCAGGGCTGGTGGTTCGGTCAGCGCGCGCTTTTTGTTGAGAAAACCAGGATAGCCTGCTGCTCTGGCTTTCAGGTGTGGCCCGACGCCTGCCTCTGGCTCCAGAAAGGATATGGTCATCCGGTGTGATTGTTCTGAACCCTGCGGGCGATTTCCTCTCCCTGGCTGCCCGGAGGGCGCTGCGCGTGGCGGCGGTGCGGCTTCTTCTGGCTCATCATCATCCACAATATTCAGGTCATCCAGGGTCAGATGCAGCCGATGCTCGCGTTCCCTCGTATCTCGATAGGGTTCCAGCGCCCGCGCCAATGCCTCGGCGCTCTCGTATCGCTCTCCGGGCTGCTTTGCCATTGCCCGCGAGACGACATGCGCCAGTTCGCGCGGAATAGCCGGGTTGAAGCCGCGAATATAAGGGGGCGGCTCGTGCAACTGCTTATTGAAGATCGTTGCCGCCGATGGGCCGGAGAAGGCGGGCCTCCCCGCCAGCATCTCAAAAAGGAGCGCGCCCAGCGCGTAGATGTCGGTGCGCGTCGTGGGTTGTCGCCCCTCGATCTGCTCTGGCGCGAGATAAGAAGGCGCGCCAATGGGTACCCCTGTGCGCGCCTGGTATTCTGCCTGAAAAAGCTGGCTGATGCTGAAATCGGTCAGCAGGAGATGGGAGGCGTTCTCCTGATCGACCAGGATATTTTCTGGCCGGATGTCCAGGTGCAAAACACCGCGCTGGTGGGCGTGGTGCAGCGCGCGGGCAAGCTGGATGATTGGCGTAACCGCTTCCCCTACCGCCATCGGCTGGCCCAGGCGCTTCTTCACGCTGCCGCCGGTCACAGTCTGCATGACGATATAGGCCAATCCCTGTTCTTCGCCGAAATCATAGATGGCGACGATATTGGGATGATTCAGTTGGGCGATAGCTTGCGCGATCTGCTCGAACTGCTGAAGAAAGCTGCGCTGGTCTTCCTCAGCGCCGCGCAGAGCTTTGATGGCAACATGACGCCGCAAACGTGGTTGGAAGGCTTGATAGGTAGAGGCATAGGTTCCCTTGCCCAGTTCTGTGAGCAGTTCATACTGCCCCAATTGCTGGCCGACCAGATGATCCCATTCCATTCGTCTGCCCTCGTTTCGTCTGCGTTCTCGCGCGTGGCACGCCCATATTACCGCAATTCTGTTGCCGATTGTTGAGTTTTAGCGGTTGATTTTGGCGAAAAAGGCGCTCTACACCCCGGGGCCATACACGCTCAGGTTGCTGAAACCGGCTTCCATGTCCGCGCCCTCGACCATCACGCCAATCCAGCCGCTCTCATAGCCACTGAAGTTATCGCTTACGACCTCTACCTGCTGCCCATTGATGAACAGGGTGAAGGTATTGTCCCTGGCAATAACCTTCAAGGTGTTGGTCGCGCCCTTGCCGGTATGAATCGCGCTCGAACTGGCCCAGGGGATCGCGCTCAGGTCGCTCCAGCCGTTGTTGAAGAAACTGTACTGATCATGGCGAGCAAAGTTATAGGTTCCGGCTGGGCTGACAAAGAAGACGTATTTATCGGTGGGCGTGCTGGGGGCGGCGCGCAAGACGAGTCCATAGGCATAAGGGACTTCGGCGTTGGGGTTGGCGTCGCTGTAAGCCGTAACAGTGATCTGGGCTGTGAAGTTATCGAAGGTCTGCTGCTGATAATAGGAGTTCAGCGTCGTGGTCGGGTTGGGGTTATGCAGATGATACTGCCCGCCTGCAAAGAAGGCCGCAGCGCCGTTTGTAAGCCAGCCGTTGGTGTTGCTTGCCAGCGAATCAATCAGGAGGGGGGTGCGGGCAGTGGCGGTGGCCTGCGCGGCGGCGGTTCCGGTGGCCGAGACGCGCGCGACGCCGTTGGCGGCGGCGCGTGTCTCTGATTGGGCTTTCTTATAGGCATGATAGCCGAAGGCCGTCAGCGGCGCCAGCAGCGCCAGCAGCAGGACAATGCCTCCCAGCGCGACCAATCGGCCCGCCAGCAGGCGTGTGTGCCCTGGGGTGAGCGGGGCGCTCAGTGCTGGCATCTGCCCGCTGGCGTGGGCGCTGGCCCTGCCTGCTGCTGGCTTGTCGCTGGGGAGAGGGAGCGTCGTTGATGAGGAGCCGTTTCTTGAACCATTGCTCTCTGGCGAACCGTTGCCCTCTGGCCGGGTAGCCGACGGAGTCAGCGAAGAAGGCGTGGGCAGCGCCACGCTTCCGCGTGTGCCATAGCGTCCATAGAACACTGTCCGCGCCCGGAATGTGCGCGCGCCTGCGGGGACGCTTTCCGGCTGTTCTGCCACGCCCGCGCTTTGTTGGAGGCCAGCGCGCGCGCTCACAGACGTTGTTGGCGCGGCAGTCGAAGCGCCGCAGGCCGCGCAATAGACGCTGCCAGGCGACAGCGTGTTTCCACAGTTAGCGCAGTTCATTGCCGGTCTCCCCTTTGCCCAACGGCTCGCCTTGTTCGACCAGATACCCAGGAGCATCTCTCCCTACTCCATTATAACGGAATGGGAGGCGTTCTGTCTTCTCTCCGGGACCACCACCTGGCGGAGCCTCCACCTGTAGCGCCGCCATCCTGGCGGCCACCGCTGCGCCAGCGCGCACGCTGCCCTTCCAGGCCAACGTCACTTGTAGCGCCGCCATCCTGGCGGCCACCGCTGCGCCAGGGCGCACGCTCGCCCTCCGGCCCACCGTACCAACAGGCTAGCGTTGAGCCGCCTGGAAGGCGGCGCTACAGGTAACAGGTCTCGCTTGCCAACACTCCATATCTGGTGGAACCTGCTCTCTGCTCAGGGTTGCATCCTCGTGCGGCGCTTTGTTATGCTAGAAAGCAAAGATCAGCAGAGATGCAGGAGAGATGCAGGAGGGAGCTTATGACCCGGCACACGGATGATCCGCAGCCCATTCCCTCAGAAGACCATGCCGCTGGAGAGCAATTGCCCCTGATCGAGTTGGAAACGCTGCTCAACCGGCCCCTTTCGCGGCGCAAACGACTGGTCCAGATCGGCCTCATGCTCGCGGCGCTCGTCGTGGTCGTCGTGACCTTTTGGAATGTTGCCGCGCCCAACACACCGCCGGGCCAGCCGGTTCGCCTCCAGCCAACCTCGCCCCCGCCCACACTGACCATCTTTAGCAACGTCAACTACGGCGCGCTCACCATCAACGGCCAGCCGATCAGTTCTTCCCCGCTGTCCATTAAAATGCACAGCCAGCCCCCCTACACAGTCACCCTGGATGCGCCGCCATTCCGCCCGCTCTCCTGCTCTTTTCCACCCCCCAGCCCTGACCCGCGCTACAGCTTCATGGCCTGCTCTGCCTCGGATGGGTTCACGATGAACCAGCAAACCGTGTCTACCCTGGAGATGCTTTTCACCCTGGCCGACCTGCCGCCAGACCAGCAGCAGCAGATCAATACCCTGATCCCCCGGGCCGTCACGGCTCAGCGCACGATCACCGCGCCAGCCCGGTCCTTGATAGCCACCGGCCTTGCCCCCTATGGAGCGATTACCAGCCGCCGCCTGACCGGACCGCTGGCGGCCACCGCCTTCCTGGTTCCGGTCAGGCAAGACAGCCAGAGAGGGAACTTCTGTCAGGGCTTCATCTGTTTAGCTCCCGGCGGCTTCCTGCCCAACGCCTCGCTGAACGGCCAGTTCTGGGAAGTGGCGACGCCTGTCGCGCTGCGCTGGCGTTTCACCGGTGCCAGCGGCCAGGTCGTCAGTGATGTGACGTTCCCGGTCGG from Ktedonobacterales bacterium harbors:
- a CDS encoding endonuclease MutS2, which encodes MKSTLTCLYMHEKSLHTLEYPKILERLAHEAAFSASKDLALALEPATDLREVERRQAHTTEARRLLEARPDAGIRGARDIRPLVARAERGAMLSPSDLLDVLSTVRSAIYVARLLGRLDEDFPLLKALGADLPQRPKLAERIEESISEEGEVLDSASPTLRRLRVEIRGAQQRLQEKLQSLLNQYRVSLQEPIITLRSDRYVLPVRAEARAQVRGIVHDQSASGATIFIEPLVVVEMNNRLRELHLAERQEIERILTEISGDVGREALALNLDVELLAEIDLHLAKARYSQITESNPPRLNDQGRLTLMAARHPLLTGRVVPIDFRLGDDFSMVVITGPNTGGKTVALKTVGLLTLMAQAGLHIPADDRSEITIFSQVFADIGDEQSIEQSLSTFSSHLSRIIDILQHANPQSLVLLDELGAGTDPSEGSALARAILMYLLERQVAVLATTHYSELKAFAHDTAGVANASVEFDVETLSPTYRLQIGLPGRSNALAIAARLGLPADIIEQARQLLGTTGVQMESLLEGLQEDRRVAADERYHLSMERAEAEHLRKQLETERARFEEEHVRILNEARAQARRELEQVQAQLARVKVDMGRQRLPQEQLDRLRAQVREMEERAAPLPEPRRRAPEPPPLEPQSGPLEVGDTVRVRSLNQTGELVSLPDNKGEAEVQLGLLKVRVAAENLERLSRRQARNETNGGDGVRGVSLPSITQREMPDMQLDLRGQRVEEVLPEVDRYIHDAYMAGMPFVRILHGKGTGALRQAIREQLAHHPLVRSYAPAAANDGGEGITVVTLAQA
- a CDS encoding serine/threonine-protein kinase, whose protein sequence is MEWDHLVGQQLGQYELLTELGKGTYASTYQAFQPRLRRHVAIKALRGAEEDQRSFLQQFEQIAQAIAQLNHPNIVAIYDFGEEQGLAYIVMQTVTGGSVKKRLGQPMAVGEAVTPIIQLARALHHAHQRGVLHLDIRPENILVDQENASHLLLTDFSISQLFQAEYQARTGVPIGAPSYLAPEQIEGRQPTTRTDIYALGALLFEMLAGRPAFSGPSAATIFNKQLHEPPPYIRGFNPAIPRELAHVVSRAMAKQPGERYESAEALARALEPYRDTREREHRLHLTLDDLNIVDDDEPEEAAPPPRAAPSGQPGRGNRPQGSEQSHRMTISFLEPEAGVGPHLKARAAGYPGFLNKKRALTEPPALPEKGLAIAERASLVNMIGARVFRLARRVAGKTALGQWIEHISRDTGAQGVAGISAICLALLLSLSITLLAVSTPVQMGAQNANFIGGASQTTPTSASTPTPSPTTAPSPAPTPRGPVIDRQAAAALANISAALNTDNRCQINPNGATLPTGQAFYVTVCFNKQVIASGGTAKVTLLPSGSRSASASKSAEVSGGASYFWFQFSSLARGKYTIEVFWNGRLGKVYLLTIN
- a CDS encoding zinc ribbon domain-containing protein, giving the protein MNCANCGNTLSPGSVYCAACGASTAAPTTSVSARAGLQQSAGVAEQPESVPAGARTFRARTVFYGRYGTRGSVALPTPSSLTPSATRPEGNGSPESNGSRNGSSSTTLPLPSDKPAAGRASAHASGQMPALSAPLTPGHTRLLAGRLVALGGIVLLLALLAPLTAFGYHAYKKAQSETRAAANGVARVSATGTAAAQATATARTPLLIDSLASNTNGWLTNGAAAFFAGGQYHLHNPNPTTTLNSYYQQQTFDNFTAQITVTAYSDANPNAEVPYAYGLVLRAAPSTPTDKYVFFVSPAGTYNFARHDQYSFFNNGWSDLSAIPWASSSAIHTGKGATNTLKVIARDNTFTLFINGQQVEVVSDNFSGYESGWIGVMVEGADMEAGFSNLSVYGPGV